Proteins co-encoded in one Acidovorax sp. 69 genomic window:
- a CDS encoding multifunctional CCA addition/repair protein, translating to MQIYMVGGAVRDKLLGRPVNDHDWVVVGATPEQMLELGYLPVGRDFPVFLHPETREEYALARTERKSGRGYRGFEVQSSPDVTLEEDLSRRDLTINAIATSAYRTSAGGIFDPYSGAKDIEARVLRHVTDAFREDPVRILRVARFAARFTDFTVAPETMQLMREMVAHGEVDHLVAERVWQELARGLMEEKPSRMFEVLRECGALQVLLPEVARLWGVPQRAEYHPEVDTGVHLMMVLDMSARLQAPLTVRFACLAHDLGKGSTPADLLPRHIGHEERSAKLLRGVADRLRVPVDCRETADVVAREHGNIHRSSTLSAAALLRLLERCDAIRKPERFADILLACECDARGRLGFEESAYPQRPRLAAVLAAVQSLVTRDIAAHAAAKGVSGPQVGALIHQGRVDVVAQWLVHHGDAA from the coding sequence ATGCAAATCTACATGGTGGGCGGCGCGGTCCGCGACAAGCTGCTGGGCCGGCCCGTGAATGACCACGACTGGGTGGTGGTGGGCGCCACGCCCGAGCAGATGCTGGAGCTGGGCTATCTGCCCGTGGGCCGCGACTTTCCGGTGTTTCTGCACCCCGAGACGCGCGAGGAATACGCGCTGGCGCGCACCGAACGCAAGAGCGGGCGGGGTTACCGGGGTTTTGAGGTGCAAAGCTCACCCGATGTGACGCTGGAAGAAGACCTGTCGCGCCGCGACCTTACTATCAATGCAATAGCTACTAGCGCTTATAGAACAAGCGCTGGAGGCATATTTGATCCATATTCTGGCGCTAAAGACATCGAGGCACGGGTGCTGCGCCACGTGACCGATGCGTTCCGCGAAGACCCGGTGCGCATCCTGCGCGTGGCGCGGTTTGCTGCACGGTTCACCGACTTCACCGTGGCGCCCGAGACGATGCAGCTGATGCGCGAGATGGTGGCGCATGGCGAGGTGGACCACCTGGTGGCCGAACGCGTGTGGCAAGAGCTGGCGCGCGGGCTGATGGAAGAAAAACCCTCGCGCATGTTCGAGGTGCTGCGCGAGTGCGGCGCGCTGCAGGTGCTGCTGCCCGAGGTGGCGCGCCTGTGGGGCGTGCCCCAGCGCGCCGAATACCACCCCGAGGTGGACACCGGCGTGCACCTGATGATGGTGCTGGACATGTCGGCCCGGCTGCAAGCCCCCTTGACGGTGCGTTTTGCCTGCCTGGCGCACGACCTGGGCAAAGGCAGCACGCCGGCCGACCTGCTGCCGCGCCACATCGGGCACGAGGAGCGCAGCGCCAAATTGCTCCGGGGCGTGGCCGATCGCCTGCGTGTGCCTGTGGACTGCCGCGAGACGGCCGATGTGGTCGCCCGCGAGCATGGCAACATCCACCGCAGCAGCACGTTGTCGGCCGCCGCCCTGCTGCGCCTGCTGGAGCGTTGCGACGCGATCCGCAAGCCAGAGCGGTTTGCCGACATCCTGCTGGCCTGCGAATGTGATGCACGCGGACGGCTGGGGTTTGAAGAATCGGCCTACCCGCAGCGCCCCCGCCTGGCAGCAGTGCTGGCTGCGGTGCAGTCGTTGGTGACGCGCGACATTGCCGCGCACGCCGCAGCCAAAGGCGTGAGCGGCCCGCAGGTGGGCGCATTGATCCACCAGGGGCGTGTCGACGTGGTGGCGCAGTGGCTGGTGCACCACGGCGACGCGGCCTGA
- a CDS encoding GNAT family N-acetyltransferase, with the protein MTAVHIRPATPADADAIAPLFDAYRQFYEQTPDLAKAHAFVAERLERQESVILLALDASQAAVGFCQLYPTFCSVEAAPIYTLYDLFVAAAARKTGAGRSLLMAADATARAHGKVRMDLTTAHTNTTAQSLYESLDWTLDTVFRAYSKQVAA; encoded by the coding sequence ATGACTGCTGTGCACATCCGCCCTGCCACACCGGCCGACGCCGACGCCATCGCGCCACTGTTTGACGCCTACCGGCAGTTCTACGAGCAGACGCCAGACCTCGCCAAAGCACACGCATTCGTTGCCGAGCGGCTGGAGCGCCAAGAGTCGGTGATCCTGCTGGCGCTGGATGCGTCACAGGCGGCTGTGGGCTTTTGCCAGCTCTACCCCACGTTCTGCTCGGTGGAGGCAGCGCCCATCTACACGCTGTACGACCTGTTCGTGGCCGCTGCGGCGCGCAAGACGGGCGCCGGGCGTAGCCTGCTGATGGCAGCCGATGCCACAGCACGCGCCCATGGCAAGGTGCGCATGGACCTGACCACTGCACACACCAACACCACGGCGCAGTCACTCTACGAATCGCTGGACTGGACGCTGGACACGGTGTTTCGTGCCTACAGCAAGCAGGTTGCGGCCTGA
- a CDS encoding NrsF family protein, whose translation MKTDELIHLLALDDRPVQNNAIERRFVVATLAGIAGAAVLMLALFGLRPDLLSTMALPMFWGKLVFAAALAAAGLALLRRMARPGMALGHAVPLLALPPLVLWAMALLALSQVSPAERLPLILGSTWRTCPFNIAALSVPAFVAGFWALKGAAPTRLAWAGAGAGLLAGALGALVYALHCPEMATPFLAVWYLAGMAIPTALGALLGPRLLHW comes from the coding sequence ATGAAAACCGATGAATTGATCCACCTGCTGGCCCTGGATGACCGGCCGGTGCAGAACAACGCGATAGAGCGGCGTTTTGTGGTGGCCACGCTGGCGGGTATTGCGGGCGCCGCCGTACTGATGTTGGCCCTGTTCGGCCTGCGGCCCGATTTGCTGTCGACCATGGCGCTGCCCATGTTCTGGGGCAAGTTGGTGTTTGCGGCGGCCCTGGCGGCTGCCGGGCTGGCACTGCTGCGCCGCATGGCCCGCCCCGGCATGGCGCTGGGGCATGCCGTGCCGCTGCTGGCTTTGCCGCCGCTGGTGCTCTGGGCGATGGCGCTCCTGGCGCTGTCGCAGGTCTCCCCCGCCGAGCGATTGCCACTCATCCTGGGCAGCACCTGGCGCACCTGCCCATTCAATATTGCGGCGTTGTCGGTGCCTGCTTTTGTGGCCGGGTTTTGGGCACTCAAAGGTGCGGCGCCTACCCGTTTGGCCTGGGCCGGTGCAGGGGCTGGCCTGTTGGCGGGTGCGTTGGGCGCCTTGGTGTATGCGCTGCATTGCCCCGAGATGGCCACCCCGTTCCTGGCGGTCTGGTACCTGGCGGGCATGGCCATCCCGACGGCGCTGGGGGCGTTATTGGGCCCGCGCCTGCTGCACTGGTAA
- a CDS encoding sigma-70 family RNA polymerase sigma factor has translation MEIVEERLRGLLLQGLDADAAAYQRFLKELSAHLRAFLRRRLMQRPDEVEDLVQETLLAVHNQRHTYRPEMPVTAWVHAIARYKLIDWFRSHAVKEGRNDPLDDASELFASSDSEAAEARRDLGQLLRTLPDKQRLPIEYVKLEGLSVVETARLTGLSESAVKVGVHRGLKALAAKIRGMA, from the coding sequence ATGGAGATTGTGGAAGAGCGGTTGCGCGGTTTGCTTTTGCAGGGGTTGGACGCCGATGCAGCTGCGTACCAGCGCTTTCTGAAAGAGCTGAGCGCCCACCTGCGCGCTTTTTTGCGCCGCCGCCTGATGCAACGGCCTGACGAAGTGGAGGATCTGGTGCAAGAGACATTGCTGGCGGTGCACAACCAGCGCCACACCTACCGGCCCGAGATGCCGGTGACGGCCTGGGTGCATGCGATTGCGCGCTACAAGCTCATCGACTGGTTCCGCTCGCACGCCGTGAAGGAAGGGCGCAACGACCCGCTGGACGATGCCAGCGAATTGTTTGCCAGCAGCGACAGCGAGGCTGCTGAAGCGCGGCGCGATCTGGGGCAATTGCTGCGGACGTTGCCCGACAAGCAGCGTCTGCCGATTGAGTACGTGAAGCTGGAAGGTTTGTCGGTGGTCGAGACGGCGCGCCTCACAGGGCTGTCGGAATCGGCCGTCAAAGTCGGCGTGCACCGGGGGCTCAAGGCCTTGGCCGCCAAGATCAGGGGAATGGCATGA
- a CDS encoding DUF2282 domain-containing protein, translating to MTTRTLSLGALALAALASGAAIAQTAPADAAKPAMEKCYGVSMAGKNDCAAGPGTTCAGTSKMDYQANAWKFVPAGTCASIKTPKGMGMLTPMKS from the coding sequence ATGACCACTCGCACCCTCAGCCTCGGCGCCCTCGCCCTTGCCGCCCTGGCCTCCGGCGCCGCCATTGCCCAAACCGCTCCGGCCGATGCCGCCAAACCCGCCATGGAAAAGTGTTACGGCGTCTCGATGGCTGGCAAAAACGACTGCGCTGCGGGTCCCGGCACCACCTGCGCGGGCACCTCGAAGATGGACTACCAGGCCAACGCCTGGAAGTTCGTACCCGCCGGAACCTGCGCCTCGATCAAGACCCCCAAGGGCATGGGCATGCTGACGCCCATGAAGAGCTGA
- a CDS encoding DUF692 domain-containing protein has translation MAPILTAGLGLKPQHYGEALHCNAPGLWWEVHPENYLADGGPRLAWLEAIRARHPVALHGVSLSLAADAPPDAAHLARLAGLVRRIEPALVSEHLAWSTWRGHYLPDLLPFPRTTAALQRIADNIARTQDVLQRPIAIENPTHYLHIDGHEWAETGFLAELVQRTGCALLLDVNNVYISANNLGFSAQDYLDAFPLHAVAEIHLAGHHADPVHGNALLIDSHDAPVAHAVWSLYQNVVARAGPLPTLIERDDQLPHFDELLGEREQAHRTLMAMYTEEVAPCR, from the coding sequence ATGGCACCGATCCTCACCGCCGGCCTGGGCCTCAAGCCCCAGCACTATGGCGAGGCGCTGCACTGCAACGCCCCCGGCCTGTGGTGGGAGGTGCATCCCGAAAACTACCTGGCCGATGGCGGCCCACGCCTGGCCTGGCTGGAGGCCATCCGGGCACGCCACCCCGTAGCCCTGCACGGCGTGTCGCTGTCGCTGGCCGCCGACGCACCGCCCGATGCAGCGCACCTGGCCCGGCTGGCAGGCCTGGTCCGGCGCATAGAACCCGCACTGGTCTCTGAGCACCTGGCCTGGTCTACCTGGCGGGGGCATTACCTGCCGGACCTGCTGCCATTTCCCCGCACAACCGCGGCACTGCAGCGCATTGCAGACAACATCGCGCGCACGCAAGATGTGCTGCAACGGCCCATCGCGATCGAAAACCCCACGCACTACCTGCACATCGATGGCCACGAGTGGGCAGAAACCGGCTTTCTGGCCGAACTGGTGCAGCGCACCGGTTGTGCCCTGCTGCTGGATGTGAACAACGTTTACATCAGCGCGAACAACCTGGGCTTCAGCGCGCAGGATTACCTCGACGCTTTCCCCCTGCACGCCGTGGCCGAGATCCACCTTGCGGGTCACCATGCGGACCCTGTGCACGGCAACGCCTTGCTCATCGACAGCCACGACGCCCCGGTGGCGCATGCCGTGTGGTCGCTGTACCAAAACGTGGTCGCGCGCGCAGGCCCGCTGCCTACCCTCATCGAACGTGATGACCAGCTGCCGCATTTCGACGAACTGCTGGGCGAACGCGAGCAGGCCCACCGCACGCTCATGGCGATGTACACCGAGGAGGTCGCACCATGCCGTTGA
- a CDS encoding DNA-binding domain-containing protein produces the protein MPLSDFQECFSAALLGDGQVPRAPWLVALESQPGFAVYRNTVLKGCLDALQANYPTVCQLVGADWFRAAAAVYAHTQPPPDGRLMDYGAGWGDFLAGFAPAAELPYLPAIAHLDRCWTECHLAADAATVDRAWLARQDPAALAGLRLKPHPAARWSWCDEHPAYTLWLCHREGWDVPESLAWRGDGGLLTRPHAEVTWRPLAHAGVAFMDACAQGHPLEAAATRALDTDPTTDFSALVGNLLDAGALISNHSHTD, from the coding sequence ATGCCGTTGAGCGACTTTCAGGAATGCTTCTCGGCCGCGTTGCTGGGCGACGGGCAGGTACCACGCGCGCCCTGGCTGGTGGCACTGGAGTCGCAGCCCGGCTTTGCCGTGTACCGCAACACCGTACTCAAGGGCTGCCTCGACGCGCTGCAGGCCAACTACCCCACGGTATGCCAGCTGGTGGGCGCAGACTGGTTCCGTGCAGCGGCGGCGGTGTATGCCCACACCCAGCCGCCCCCGGACGGACGGCTGATGGACTACGGCGCTGGATGGGGCGATTTCCTGGCCGGTTTTGCACCTGCCGCCGAGCTGCCCTACCTGCCCGCTATTGCCCACCTGGACCGGTGCTGGACCGAATGCCATCTGGCCGCCGACGCCGCCACCGTGGACCGGGCGTGGCTGGCCCGTCAGGACCCCGCTGCATTGGCCGGCCTGCGGCTGAAGCCCCACCCCGCTGCCCGCTGGTCCTGGTGCGATGAGCACCCGGCGTACACCCTTTGGTTGTGCCACCGTGAGGGCTGGGACGTCCCCGAATCGCTGGCCTGGCGGGGCGACGGCGGCCTGCTCACGCGGCCCCATGCCGAAGTCACCTGGCGCCCACTGGCACACGCAGGGGTCGCCTTCATGGACGCCTGCGCTCAAGGACACCCGCTGGAGGCTGCTGCCACCCGCGCATTGGACACCGATCCGACCACCGATTTTTCCGCACTGGTGGGCAACCTGCTGGACGCGGGAGCCCTGATCTCAAACCACTCGCACACCGACTGA
- a CDS encoding DoxX family protein has translation MNTPNSATTHVPASSTKGPRVLLGRLADVATWLTPHSLLALVNRVGVASIFWMSARTKVEGWFTISDSAYALFREEYKLPLVPPELAAQMATVAEHVFPILLVLGLFTRLSAVALLGMTLVIQVFVYPDAWPTHLSWAGLMLYVAGRGAGNVSLDRVLGIR, from the coding sequence ATGAACACCCCGAACAGCGCCACCACCCACGTCCCCGCATCCTCCACCAAAGGCCCGCGTGTGTTGCTAGGCCGCCTGGCCGATGTCGCCACGTGGCTCACACCCCACAGCCTGCTGGCCCTGGTCAACCGTGTGGGCGTGGCGAGCATCTTCTGGATGTCGGCACGCACCAAGGTCGAGGGCTGGTTCACGATCTCCGACAGCGCCTACGCGCTGTTCCGCGAGGAATACAAACTGCCCCTGGTGCCGCCCGAACTGGCCGCGCAGATGGCCACCGTGGCCGAGCATGTGTTTCCCATCCTGCTCGTGCTGGGCCTGTTCACCCGCCTGTCGGCTGTGGCCTTGCTGGGCATGACGCTGGTCATCCAGGTTTTTGTCTATCCCGATGCCTGGCCCACCCATTTGTCGTGGGCGGGATTGATGCTTTATGTGGCCGGGCGCGGCGCTGGCAATGTATCGCTGGACCGCGTTCTGGGAATCCGCTGA
- the trxC gene encoding thioredoxin TrxC, with the protein MTEALHIVCPHCHTTNRVQSADLANAPDCGKCHQGLFAGAPLELDGVSFDKHVGRSHIPVLVDFWAPWCGPCRQMAPAFAQAARELEPRVRLAKLNTEDLQAIAARYAIRSIPTMILFKQGREVARISGALGAADIVRWVQTAAG; encoded by the coding sequence ATGACCGAAGCCCTGCACATCGTCTGCCCGCATTGCCACACCACGAACCGGGTGCAAAGCGCCGATCTGGCCAACGCGCCCGATTGCGGAAAATGCCACCAAGGGCTTTTTGCGGGCGCCCCGCTGGAGCTGGACGGGGTAAGTTTTGACAAACATGTGGGACGCAGCCACATCCCGGTGCTGGTGGATTTTTGGGCGCCCTGGTGCGGGCCGTGCCGCCAGATGGCACCTGCTTTTGCTCAGGCTGCCCGGGAGCTGGAGCCGCGTGTGCGCTTGGCCAAGCTCAATACCGAAGATCTCCAGGCCATTGCGGCGCGTTACGCGATCCGCAGTATTCCGACCATGATTCTTTTCAAGCAAGGGCGTGAGGTGGCACGCATCTCGGGGGCGCTGGGTGCTGCGGACATTGTGCGCTGGGTGCAGACGGCCGCAGGCTGA
- the otsB gene encoding trehalose-phosphatase — MQRLPLLTTAHALFLDFDGTLTELAPRPEAVRVASGLPPTLASLHTHLGGALAIVTGRPEADIDRFLAPLRLPLASEHGAQYRLGNTSVPAVSAPDLGFVLQAAQSLAARHPGLLVETKRVSVALHYRQAPQLEALCHDTLARAMRHVEGVELLCGKCVFEVKPCGAHKGQAIADFMTQAPFAGRIPVFVGDDVTDETGFAAVQARGGWGIKVGEGPTMAQHRCMTSAALRGWLSSARTTLERER; from the coding sequence ATGCAGCGGCTCCCCTTACTGACAACTGCCCATGCGCTTTTTCTGGACTTCGACGGCACACTCACCGAGCTGGCGCCGCGCCCCGAGGCGGTACGCGTGGCATCAGGACTGCCCCCCACGCTCGCATCACTGCACACCCACCTGGGCGGCGCGCTGGCCATCGTGACCGGGCGGCCCGAGGCCGATATCGACCGGTTCCTGGCCCCGTTGCGCCTGCCACTGGCCAGCGAGCATGGCGCCCAATACCGCCTGGGCAACACCTCCGTCCCTGCCGTCTCCGCTCCCGATCTGGGGTTCGTCTTGCAGGCGGCCCAGAGCCTTGCCGCGCGCCACCCTGGTCTGCTGGTAGAGACCAAGCGCGTCAGCGTGGCCCTGCACTACCGCCAGGCCCCGCAACTGGAGGCGCTGTGCCACGACACGCTGGCCCGTGCCATGCGCCATGTGGAAGGCGTGGAACTGCTCTGCGGCAAATGTGTCTTTGAAGTGAAGCCCTGTGGCGCCCACAAGGGCCAGGCCATCGCCGATTTCATGACCCAGGCACCTTTTGCCGGGCGTATCCCGGTCTTTGTCGGTGATGACGTCACGGACGAGACGGGTTTTGCCGCCGTGCAGGCGCGGGGCGGCTGGGGCATCAAGGTGGGCGAAGGGCCGACCATGGCACAACACCGCTGCATGACATCTGCCGCCTTGCGCGGCTGGCTGTCTTCTGCACGCACGACCCTGGAGCGCGAACGATGA
- a CDS encoding glycoside hydrolase family 15 protein yields MNTAANGPQTGSLNLGMIGNCAISALIDNHARMVWCCLPRFDGDPVFNALLQPGDDGSHFAIELEDLASAHQWYEPNTAILRTQLFDKAGHGVEITDFAPRFYSRSRYFRPMTLVRRVRPLQGAPRIRVAIKVRYDWGQTEPEITRGSNHIRYVGESMTLRLSTDAPISHVLSGQAFVLTRDHHFLLGADETLVDGIADTARLFEQETTAYWRSWSRALAVPLEWQEAVIRAAITLKLSLYEDTGAIVAAMTTSIPESAHSGRNWDYRYCWLRDAFFVVRALNSISEVGTMEDYLRWLSNVVVEGGDGHIQPLYGIGLEKELPESLVPQLAGYRGMGPVRVGNQAAEHFQHDVYGNIVLGAAQAFHDHRLLHRAGLAEFTRLEQVGENAVRVYGQPDAGMWELRTRARVHTSSALMSWAACDRLAKIAVTLQLADRAQHWQQHADRMRTEILDKSWCESRQAFAESFGGHELDASVLLMAEVGLIDPKDPRFVSTVEAMEKSLCDGPYMRRYEAADDFGKPETAFNICTFWRIDALARIGRKAEARAIFETMLAARNPLGLLSEDTHPDTREMWGNFPQTYSMVGVINAAVRLSAPWDSVI; encoded by the coding sequence ATGAACACAGCCGCCAATGGCCCCCAGACGGGCTCGCTCAACCTCGGAATGATCGGCAACTGCGCCATCAGCGCACTGATCGACAACCATGCCCGCATGGTGTGGTGCTGCCTGCCACGCTTTGATGGCGACCCGGTGTTCAACGCCCTGCTGCAGCCCGGCGACGACGGCAGCCACTTCGCGATCGAGCTGGAAGACCTGGCCTCAGCCCACCAGTGGTACGAGCCCAACACCGCCATCCTGCGCACACAGCTGTTCGACAAGGCGGGGCATGGCGTGGAGATCACCGACTTTGCGCCGCGCTTTTACAGCCGGTCGCGCTACTTTCGGCCCATGACGCTGGTGCGCCGGGTGCGCCCCCTCCAGGGCGCGCCGCGCATCCGCGTGGCGATCAAAGTGCGCTATGACTGGGGCCAGACCGAGCCCGAGATCACGCGCGGCAGCAACCACATCCGCTACGTGGGTGAGAGCATGACCTTGCGCCTGTCCACCGATGCGCCGATCTCGCATGTGTTGTCGGGCCAGGCGTTCGTGCTCACGCGCGATCATCACTTTCTGCTGGGGGCCGACGAGACGCTGGTGGACGGCATTGCCGACACCGCGCGCCTGTTCGAGCAAGAGACCACGGCCTACTGGCGCAGCTGGAGCCGCGCCCTGGCCGTGCCGCTGGAGTGGCAGGAGGCCGTGATTCGCGCGGCCATCACGCTCAAGCTCTCGCTGTACGAAGACACCGGCGCCATCGTGGCCGCCATGACCACCAGCATCCCCGAGTCCGCCCACAGTGGCCGCAATTGGGACTACCGCTACTGCTGGCTGCGCGATGCATTTTTTGTGGTGCGCGCGCTCAACAGCATCTCCGAGGTGGGCACCATGGAGGACTACCTGCGCTGGCTGAGCAATGTGGTGGTCGAAGGTGGCGACGGCCACATCCAGCCGCTGTACGGCATCGGGCTGGAGAAGGAATTGCCTGAAAGCCTCGTGCCCCAGTTGGCGGGCTACCGGGGCATGGGCCCTGTGCGCGTGGGCAACCAGGCGGCCGAGCATTTCCAGCACGATGTGTACGGCAACATCGTGCTGGGCGCCGCCCAGGCGTTCCACGATCACCGCCTGCTGCACCGCGCGGGCCTGGCCGAGTTCACGCGGCTGGAACAGGTGGGCGAGAACGCTGTGCGTGTGTACGGCCAGCCCGATGCGGGCATGTGGGAGCTGCGCACGCGCGCCCGGGTGCACACCTCATCGGCCCTGATGAGCTGGGCCGCGTGTGACCGCCTTGCGAAGATCGCCGTCACCTTGCAACTGGCCGATCGGGCCCAACACTGGCAACAGCATGCAGACCGCATGCGCACCGAGATCCTCGACAAATCCTGGTGCGAATCGCGCCAGGCCTTTGCCGAGAGTTTTGGCGGCCATGAGCTGGATGCCAGCGTGTTGCTGATGGCCGAGGTCGGCCTCATCGACCCGAAAGACCCGCGCTTCGTGAGCACCGTGGAGGCCATGGAAAAGAGCCTGTGCGATGGCCCCTACATGCGCCGCTATGAGGCGGCCGACGACTTCGGCAAGCCTGAGACGGCCTTCAATATCTGCACCTTCTGGCGCATCGATGCCCTGGCGCGGATTGGCCGCAAAGCCGAGGCGCGCGCCATCTTCGAGACCATGCTGGCCGCCCGCAACCCGCTGGGCCTGCTGTCGGAAGACACGCACCCCGACACCCGAGAGATGTGGGGCAACTTCCCGCAGACCTATTCGATGGTGGGCGTGATCAACGCCGCAGTACGCCTTTCGGCGCCCTGGGACAGCGTGATTTGA
- the otsA gene encoding alpha,alpha-trehalose-phosphate synthase (UDP-forming): MSRLVVISNRLADPRKPAAGGLAVALGEALNQTGGLWFGWSGNVVEGGTPGEGELHTRQAGAVTLATVDLCREDHDSYYHGYSNSVLWPVFHYRLDLADFNASYIAGYRRVNQMFARKLLPLLRDDDIIWVHDYHLIPLAAELRAMGCKQRIGFFLHIPMPPPLIMAAIPQHEWLMRSLFAYDLVGLQSEADVSHFTRYVRNEGSAEALDERRVRAFGATVVVQSFPIGIDVDEFTRLTHAPDAVETYENMRDEYSRRRLLLGIDRLDYSKGIPHRVRAFRELLDRYPENRDSATLIMIASPTRDDVHAYADLRQELEGLCGSVNGDYGELNWMPVRYIHRMVARKRVPGLCRAAAVGLVTPLRDGMNLVAKEYVVAQDPDDPGVLVLSRFAGAAEQLKEALLVNPYDTQGMADSIQQALQMPLAERRARHQKLMARIRGQDVHWWRHAFLSALQAAGP, from the coding sequence ATGAGCCGTCTTGTCGTTATCTCCAACCGCCTCGCAGATCCCCGCAAACCCGCCGCAGGGGGCTTGGCCGTCGCCCTGGGCGAAGCCCTGAACCAGACCGGAGGGTTGTGGTTTGGCTGGAGCGGCAACGTGGTCGAAGGCGGCACGCCCGGCGAGGGCGAACTGCACACCCGCCAGGCCGGTGCCGTGACCCTCGCCACCGTCGACCTGTGCCGCGAAGACCACGACAGCTACTACCACGGCTACAGCAACAGCGTGCTCTGGCCGGTTTTCCACTACCGCCTGGATCTGGCCGACTTCAACGCCAGCTACATCGCAGGGTACCGGCGTGTGAACCAGATGTTTGCACGCAAGCTGCTGCCCTTGCTGCGGGATGACGACATCATCTGGGTGCACGACTACCACCTCATCCCCCTGGCCGCCGAGCTGCGCGCCATGGGCTGCAAGCAGCGCATCGGCTTTTTCTTGCACATCCCCATGCCGCCGCCGCTCATCATGGCGGCCATCCCTCAGCATGAGTGGCTGATGCGCTCACTCTTCGCCTACGACCTGGTGGGCCTGCAGAGCGAGGCCGACGTGTCGCATTTCACGCGCTATGTGCGCAACGAAGGCAGTGCCGAGGCACTGGACGAGCGGCGGGTACGTGCGTTCGGCGCTACGGTGGTGGTGCAATCGTTTCCTATCGGCATCGATGTGGACGAGTTCACCCGCCTGACCCACGCGCCCGACGCAGTGGAGACTTACGAAAACATGCGCGACGAGTACTCGCGCAGGCGCCTGTTGCTGGGCATTGACCGGCTCGACTACTCCAAGGGCATTCCGCACCGCGTGCGCGCGTTCCGCGAACTGCTGGACCGCTACCCGGAAAACCGCGACAGCGCCACACTCATCATGATCGCCTCGCCCACGCGCGACGACGTGCATGCCTATGCCGACCTGCGGCAAGAGCTGGAGGGCCTGTGTGGCTCGGTGAATGGCGACTATGGCGAGCTCAACTGGATGCCCGTGCGTTACATCCACCGCATGGTCGCACGCAAACGGGTGCCAGGCCTGTGCCGGGCCGCTGCCGTGGGCCTGGTCACGCCGCTGCGCGACGGCATGAACCTGGTCGCCAAGGAATACGTGGTGGCGCAAGACCCAGACGACCCGGGCGTTCTGGTGTTGTCACGGTTTGCCGGGGCTGCCGAGCAACTCAAGGAGGCTTTGCTGGTCAACCCCTACGACACCCAGGGCATGGCAGACAGCATTCAGCAGGCGCTGCAGATGCCGCTGGCCGAGCGACGGGCACGCCACCAGAAGCTCATGGCACGCATCCGTGGGCAGGATGTGCACTGGTGGCGCCATGCATTCCTGAGCGCCTTGCAGGCTGCGGGCCCATAA
- a CDS encoding DUF2905 domain-containing protein, with protein sequence MRWFLVVFLALMFISWLSPFLRRMGFGRLPGDFRFRWLGRDWDVPLASTLLLSFVVGLLTKLL encoded by the coding sequence ATGCGCTGGTTCCTTGTCGTCTTTCTGGCCCTGATGTTCATCAGCTGGCTGTCGCCGTTTCTGCGCCGCATGGGTTTTGGGCGCTTGCCGGGGGACTTCCGTTTCCGGTGGCTGGGGCGGGACTGGGATGTACCGCTGGCGTCCACGCTGCTGCTGAGTTTTGTGGTCGGCCTGCTGACCAAGCTGCTGTAG